Sequence from the Paramisgurnus dabryanus chromosome 3, PD_genome_1.1, whole genome shotgun sequence genome:
CCATCCGACGTATACGGACGCATCGCAGTTTCCATCCGACGTATAGGGACGCGTCGCAGTTTCCACCCGACGTATACGTACGTGTCGCAGTTTCCACCCGACGTATACGGACGCGTCGCGGTTTCCACCCGACGTATACGGACGCGTCGCGGTTTCCATCCGACGTATACGGACGCGTCGCGGTTTCCATCCGACGTATACGGACGCGTCGCGGTTTCCATCCGACGTATACGGACGCGTCGCGGTTTCCATCCGACGTATACGGACGCGTCGCGGTTTCCATCCGACGTATACGGACGCGTCGCGGTTTCCACCCGACGTATACGGATGCGTCGCAGTTTTGCTTTGATAGAGCAAATGATTGTCAAAATTAAGATTTAATTTCCATTTaggtaaatgtttaataataatttatcaaatgcataatataattaattaactttgacacagtttatttaaatacattcaTACAGGAGATACTGAGTTTAATTTCTGATTTTTGTCATAACACCCTACACCTGCATATATCTTATCTCATAAGTCTTCTTCCAGTGTTTTATGGTCATCTGGAAAAGCCAtaatcagggtttcccgcagaaaatttgttagttaaggtggtagggttgtgcaggtgggtGGGCCGGGGgagtggcaatcaaaggggcggggcgtacgcgtcatgattaaaatatttgatttaaaacactcaaataaaacttaatttttaagaaattatgacagaaaatgaacacatactagattagtaatgaattaaatgttttatcaacaggctagttatcctccagacagtgacggaccatgtctttctctcatttcggccatgtggcatttggtggaatttttttctttggacgacctagttaaggtggtagggtatcccagcttaggtgggccgcccaaACTGAAAAGTgttgcgggaaaccctgcataATGTTCATTATTAATCTGTTGTGATCTCTGACCTGGatctttgtgtgtgtatgaaactcattgtttgtgtttgtgtgtttggtcTTCACACAGAACTGGACGAGAAAGATTTCAGCGGACAGAAGGTGATTTACTGGGAGGTGAAATATCCAACTCCTCTTTCTAACAGGGATGTATCCTTTAAAAATCGACATCATGCTCATGTGCAGGAAGAGACAGACTCATATACAGCTCATCAAGTGCTGTTTAGATTCTGTACATAACaattgttttatattaaaaGACATATCATAACAAAAAATCATAATAATAGTGCTTCAGTGGTTGAGCACAAAACGGTTTTGGGTTTGAACCCAAAAAaccacacatactgataaaaactgTATACaattgtaatgcactgtataaaaccatctaccaaatgcataaatataaatgtaatcgTATTGTAAATTGTTACCAACTTTACTAATATCTTATAATTTGCATGCATATCATCTCTTTAAAGGTTTTGGAGTTATTCTCATATTGTACATATTGTTGAGTGTCTGTAGATCCAGTAAACACAGAACGGTTagcccttaaagggacacttcacccatttgcattaagctttgtatagttagaaccacagtcatgtttttgaatggtcgtgcatcatttcctcagttgccgctgagacaggagaaatacagattttagtgttgcacttccttctttcaatgatgtaaaaatcatcattttgcatcattgaaagaaggaagtgctttatctttgttgagggagtgagactacaaacaccccttttctctgtcatataggcaccaaattcgaaatgtatgttacatttccactacaaatatgacccactttcaataaagatgaatgtttctatgggtgaaatgctcctttaactcTCTTCAGTATGTGTACATGCGGGAACGTCGGGTTCTGGAAAAGGACGGCCGTAAAATTTGGGTGATTTTAGCCAAGAGCACTTCTGAGTCTCAGTGTCCTGAGAAGAAAGGTGTGATCCGGGTGAAGGATTACAAACAGACTCTGGCCATAGAGAATGACGGATCGGGCGGAACCAAAGGTGCACACACATTACAGATTACAAACTGTTTGAGCACTTGGTCTAAACCTGAGTTTATCTCTGTAACAGGAGGGactgaaatagtttttttttgttagatGGGATACCACAAATGAAAATCTCGTCAGATGTTGGGTTATGGTTAGGTTtgggattaggatgaaaacagcggttcagGCTAGATTGGATACAGCTACGACCTAAATgctgtgaaatgttgggttagggggtaggattaggatgaaaatcGTGGTTCTGgttagatgggatacagctacgacCTAAATgctgtgaaatgttgggttagggggtaggattaggatgaaaatcgtggttctggctagatgggatacagctacaacCTAAATgctgtgaaatgttgggttagGGGGAGGATTAGGATGAGGATGAGGATGAAAATCgtggttctggctagatgggatacagctacaacCTAAATGCTGTGAAATTTTGGGTTAGGGGGAGGATAAGGATTAGGATTAGGATTAGGATGAGGATGAAAATCgtggttctggctagatgggatacagctacgacCTAAATGCTGTGAAATTTTGGGTTAGGGGGAGGATTAGGATGAGGATGAAAATCgtggttctggctagatgggatacagctacgacCTAAATgctgtgaaatgttgggttaggaggaggaggaggaggattaGGATTAGGATTAGGATGAGGATGAAAACCgtggttctggctagatgggatacagctacaacCTAAATgctgtgaaatgttgggttagGGGTAGGATGAGGATCAGGATGAGGATCAGGATGAGGATGAGGAtgaggattaggatgaaaagcGTGGTTCTGggtagatgggatacagctacgacCTAAATGCTGTGAAATGTTGGGTACGGGGGTAGGATTAGCAAAACAATGCTTATCCGGTGAGATTTTGGTGAGATCCAGTGAGTTTTTTTATCCATTCTAGCCACAACCGTCTAAATAAGGGAGGAACTTTTTCCATGATGCAATgcaaataaatgaattaaattaaaaagtatAAATGCATTTGACCAAGTAAATATGATCTACTTTTTTGTTTAATAGgaatattttaacttttttaaacgCTTATGATCTGAAATGGCTTTAGGATTGCTGGGCATTGtgcaatttattattatttttttaaagatgtttggCTATACAAGTATATTGTATAGCTTAACAATGACCTCATGTTTTAAAAGCTTAcgtattttgttaaaaatattttcaatgaAGAAACTGAATAGGATTTCTCTTCTGTTTGCTTTATACCAATTTTAAATTGACCAAACAAACACAAGTTCAGCAAGAGTCATCAGATTCATTATGTCTCAGTAGCTGGCCGATCGATAACTGTGTGTTTATGTGAATCTTTATGTTTTAGTGTTTTTGAACTACTTTGATAATCCCGGCGGCATGATTCCAACATGGCTGGTGAACTGGGTGGCAAAGGTAAGCGAGTTTGGGATGTGCTTGATTTATTATTACATCAGGAAAACTATGATAAGCCGAGCGTGTGGTGCAATGCTCCGTTTATCAATCTGTGTTTTTTATCCAGACGGGCGTTCCGGCTTTTCTAACGGACATGAAGAAAGCCTGCTCCAACTATTCCAGCTACTGCAAAACTAACAAGTGATGCATGTATGATCGTCTTTCATTTTCTCTTGCATTGTTTTGTTTGGTGTCAGAAGGGCATTCAGGGGGTTGTGGGTCAAGTTATTGCTGTTTTCATTGTGGCCAACATCAGGAATCCTTCAAGAGCATTCAGTCTTAAAAATCTTACTCAGCTGCTCTTGAGTCACAGAATCAAAAGATTTCAGgtttttaatgtaatataaattattttagcaCTTTAATCCTAAATGATTACATAAATTAAGGAAACATCACTTAACCTGTGTTATATATCACACGCAACCATTGAGCCTTGAGATCACAGAGCTGTTGTAGGGTCACATGCGGTGGcccttaaaatatttaaaacctaAAGTCACACTTAAAAATGTCActgtattaaaaaacaaaatatcaaaGTGTTTTCAAGAAAGACAAGAACACGATTAAAGCATTTCGTTTGATGAGATGATGATGATCTTTTGACATCTGTGTGAATGAAAAATGTACATGCACTACAAATCACTCCAAAGTCAAATGACGTAATCATTGCAAAAATTAAGTTGTGAGAAAATATCCAGCGTTATTTATTGGAAGGGTTGCTTtgatattttgtaatttaatgcaaagttatttgtaagtgtgacTAAACTATTTGTTTTCATCTTTAAACTTGAACTGAATACAATAATGCACTGATATATCAGGAGATGTTGTGCATATAGCAGCAGTTCTCACGAGGGTTTGTAGATGATGTGTGATGTTTATACTGTGATCATTTAGTGACCTCTGGTGGTGAATGTGCTGAGATACGTATTGGTCCTATGGTTTGGGGTGTAGGAACCCATTTATCCATCTAAAAGCAAGACGACCAATGAGTTACATCTGACGTCTGGGCTCCTTGAGCTCTTTTACCTGCTGATTTAGTCAAACAATAAATTCAAACAATGATTTAATGCTTATTTTATCTGAATTTATGTTTAGTAGTGTGACTATCAAGAAAATCCATAAATCAAATAGCGTCATTGAGAATATTATGAATGACTGTATGCACTTTTGAACCGATTAGCATCACGAATGCATGCTGTTTACAAATGAATCACAAGCACAGTAAGTCTATATTGATCAAATCTGAGTTTATTAAACGTTTCAGTTTATCACCTtcattttacaacactaaggggcggttttccagacagggtttattTTAATCCcggcatgtttgagctgccttaattaaaaaaaataaatcttgcactgacatatcttaacatatatcagtgccattgttttgtctcaagatgcacaccagtattggtTTTTGGTAGGTGTGTTtctaaaaactacttaaatgtctttGTGTAACCAAGTCCTGGATTAaactaaaccctgtctgggaatcTGTCCTTATAGATTGTGAGGTTTAAAAAACTCGGACACCAGCACTATAATCAAAAGAACCTGTAATGCAACATCAAGAACCATTTTAAAACTACTAAAAACTAATGctgtcaaacgattaatcgcgattaatcgcatgcaaaataaaagtgtgtgtttgcattattattatgtttatatataaaaacacacacacatgcaagtaTTAATTATGTATCTTTTTTATACATTTGTAAAAACACACacgtaaatgtttcttaaatatatgtatgaatgtgtgtgtatttatatatacataatatttacttactggacacatacatatattatgcaaacataaacttttattttgtatgcgattaatcgcgattaattgtttgacagccctactaaaAACCTTTCTAAGAATGAGTAATGATGTGTTGATTTCTACAGTACAGAtgttcaaaatgaaacttttGTATTGCACTATGCAGCAACACTGGATGTGATGATAAATGTATGATGTATGGGAAGTTGATATGTTTAAAGCAGCACTTGGTGGGTTTATATGTTATAGGAAATAAAGATTTTTAATAGGAAACTTATACACTGATGTTCTTTATACCTCTTATTAAGTTTCGACAATCTGTTGAttgtttaaatcatattttgttttagttttgtGACATCTACCTCTTAAACTTGCAGTGCTGTTAaatcatttgtatgtttttccTCAAACTGTCCATTATTGGTCATTAAGTTTTTCTTGCAATAAAAAAACTCGCTCTGCTTTTGAACACAGTTGATTGTTTATTATGAATCACCGTTAAAATATCTTTTCAGATCATTGTGGATGTCAGTACAACTAGTTTGACTAAAAGCATCTGGATGATTATAAACTATTTACTGACAGATTACTGCTGCAGGTCTGTAGGACATTTGACAGTATACTCAACAAAATATTACTGTAATGATGGGCTTTCATGTGTTGACCTGATGATttagtacactgcaaaaaatgattttcaagaaaaaaattcttagtatttttgtcttgttttcagtaaaaatatcaaaagattcttaaattaagatgctttttcttgatgagcaaaacgacccaagaaaataagtctaggttttaaaccaaaaatttcaaatgtaagtgattttgtgcataaaacaagcaaaaaatctttttgaatttttcttaaatttagtgtttacgtaaaattttaaagatttttttgcttaccccattggcagattttttttgcttgatttatgcacaaaatcacttacatttgatatttttggtctaaaaactagacttattttcttgggtcgttttgctcatcaagaaaaagcatcttgatcaatttttttcttgaaaataatttttttgcagtgtagtgttGTAATAAATTTTTCTGACTGCGTTTGCACCAGACGCGAATGAAGCAAATAAATCACCCTATTTGTGCGTAGTTGGATGTTTGAGCATTTTGAGTTAACTTGCTTCATTCACATGCTCAGTTTATTGGCTTCAGCTAGTTTGTAGTCTCAATATGTAAATGAgtaaaatgagtaaaaaattactcaaattgagtaaagagtgtttttttacaatttacCAGATTGTCCGACCTCACTCCCTTTCTTTCAAGCAAGATCCTTTTATTCCTGTTTCTataaaagtacgaagatgtgTCATACAGCTTCACGTAGGGCTGTGATGGTTATGAAATTTGGCGATTATAatgattaattgcctgtttagGGTTTTGacgattatgacgattaattgtctgttttattgctttgacatttcaatctcataatttttttctttgtttatgaaataattttcacacgtTGTTGTgattataaaattaaatattttgcaaggtttatctggcagtaaatattaattcacaacacatatttaaaagtaatctgatactgtcccgtttatacaggcgctgcagctcccccttgtgtttattagagagatgtgcaatcattgcggtgatctgaaatcattgctatgaggtcaaacaattgcgattagacgattatttaatcattgtgaccaCCCTAGCTCCACGTACATATACAGCTACGATGGTTTTGTCCTCCATTTCTGTTGCTCGCTATGTCATGATCACATCACTACATCTGGTCTTGGCCAGAACGCTCTTGgaaaagagatttttaatcTCAATGAGTTTTCTTTctggtaaaataaatgtaataataataataataataactatagCAAGCTCTTGAATGGTTAACTCTGTGTAAATATCAAACAATAAACGCCCGAAACGCTCAATTCGCACCGCAGGAACTTTATCGCATCTTTACATCTACTTAACATGTCAATCGCTCGCACTTAATGGTTtattcgcgtctggtgtgaatgcaccattacaGTCTTGTCATCTGCAGCTGTTGGGTTTCCATCAAAACGTGAAGCGAATCTTTTCAAAAattcaaaaaagaaaaacaattgcaaattaggtgcgtttccatTAAGTTGTTCAAGCGAATAACGGTGGTATTCATAACCTTGTAaccaacaataaataaaacaaggcaTGCTTAAAAAATGGAGTGGGCAAGTTATACATTTACTAGCAGTGCAGtttgtaattgccaaactgaatgctgtgcaaTGCGATGACATCGAGCCCCATGTTTGTATAAACAATgcattttgcataaaaaaatgaagctgaaatatataaaatataattctcATGTTTAATGTGTCAGGATGTTTGTTCAGTTTATAATTCAGTATTTGCATAACAGCAATGCAATAAAGATTATTAATCGATATTGTTTCACAAATACTTCATAATAAAACCTACTAAATGCCTACATGGAAAACAATTCAGCCCTTTCCCcaatacaataataaaaacaaagcttaattgTCATGAAAATAATCTCGCAACACAAAAAGCTTAAAATAGGTATCATGCAAAATATCATTTCTTATTTTGGCTTAAATCTGAGcagacaggctctgtaagattCAGTTTTAATGCCCTTCGTGTTTGTCTTGGCAATGCATGTCCGCTGTGTTCATTTAAACTTGAACAAACAATGAAGTTGATGATGATCAGAAGGGTCGAGGGTCTATTTTAGTCGCTCATTTAATTCCCTGAACTGAATAACATCAGGTATTCCACTGCTTCTTTCCATGGCTGTCTTTCGCGAACGGCGAGCAAATATATTTCTTGGCCAGCTGTTGTATttcttctgattggtcatatACAGCAGTAATTAGTTTGAGAAAGCGATCTACGGTTTCTCTCGGGCTCCAGACGCCGGGCTCACAAACCTTTCTGTCTGCGCCTCTGTGATTCTTAACAGATTACAATTAGAGATAGCAGACCCTCGAGACCAGGCATCCTTGATCCTGAAAAGGCTTTTCTATGCACATGAAGTGAGGTTTTCAGGTTTGCAGACGTTACCTGCCACTGTGTCTGCTGCCAAAAGCCCCTGAACTCGAGGTTAGATCATTATTTTCACAAGCATATGCATTGTTGAAACTTTAAATGTGCTGGCATGAAGGTGCTGAGATCAGACTCGGAcctaaaaacattttgtttggagTCGGATAAATAGACACCGGGTCGCCCTAACGTGATTTTTACCTCATTTATTTCCCTCTCCCTTATGGAATTTTAATGTGATGCTTCATAAGAAAATAACATGTATACGTAAGACTGTGTTTTTGTTGTATTCACTTCATTTGGTTTACTTTATTGATTTCAAACGATATGTCAAGTGCACAAAGCATTTGCTGAACGTCTGATGCATACGGCACACTTGACTGGAAACACTTCAGCAAATTTCGAAGTCgtcctctgattggttgaattatACAGGATTTCCAGAAGATGTGTGTGTCACGTTCTTAAACGGTCCATCTGGAAACAACACAAATCGAAGTATGCAAGATTCCGAGCTAAAAAGTTTGTGAAAAACGCCCACAAGTTTTGCTTAAAGCAGTCAATGGAATCTAAAAGAGAGATTTTAACGTGTTTTAACGTGTAAACTTTATAGAAATGTTCATGAAGGATGGTTGCTCACGGTCTGTTGTTGTGAAAACATCTTTACGCCCCAACTGTTATGCGGCCCATGTGATTCGATTGCTTTACGTGTTAAGGGGCAATCTCACTAGACTTTCAGCATGCGAATATTTTTCAGACGTTACTGCGAATATGGGCGGATTTTACTGCTAATCGTAAATTTAAGATCTTTGGTTTCATCCATTTGTGCTTTTTGGTAGAGAGTGGTCATGCCGAGACGTACTGGTTTTCTACTGGTCACATATCTCCATATGATGCAAATTCACAGGTCAGAGTTCACCAGACTTTTGTATGCAGCGAACTGTGAAATATttccctgtcccaaatggcgcacttcatgaggactttcggtcttgtggccttaaattgcgcgtgctcgcttagtctacgagttcgtagggtgtcccatctgtcatttttacgcttcgaagtgtgctcatcagcgccgcctttgcacccttgatgtgGCGCACTGCCAATAACGTAAGCTAATTTGATACCTTATTGCTGACTGTGCAAAGTCTGTAAAAGATAGTACAGATGAAATGAAAAAGTATTAAATGAGCAGTAGCCTTAACCCTGTGGTGGCGCACATTTGAATagcattttttctatttaaattattattgcagGCTGAATATTCGACCACTCGTGCATATCCCTACGCGAGACTATATAATAAAAGACAGCAAATAAAATCTGCCTTTAGTTAGACTACATTATTACAGTAAATGGTTCGTTCCagtgcttgattctgattggtcaatagccgtgttttaatttaaagccGTGGGATTGCTTGTAAATATTCACCATATTCAACTTTAGAAATCCTGTTATCAAGGAACCCTGATAACAAATAAACGCCCGCACTGTCATGTGGCACAAAATGATACCCAATCAGAAAGCATCTGATAAAAGCTACACAGTCTCAtgtagatgcgtataaataACACGAAGCGTGAAATCGTAATCACATcaacagtaaactaacatgacAGATGACGGGCATGAATACTATTTGGACTGCTTTTAACAAAAAATCATGAAGAAAGGTTTGCTTGAAGTTGTTATACTTCAGTCTTTcatccaacccagtctcacgggTTTGCaaataaatagcacgaagtgtgaaaATCCTGCAATACATACACAAAATTCTACTTTGGCGtgcagtccttcccattcacttaaacccATGCAtctttttcttgtcattttatttattggtttctcaattttttctttttttttaaaaccattttcccctgggttagggttagatttgagatttgcttAATGAGGTCTATTGtctattttttttgtctatttaagccatggtcacatggagttggggtttgggttaggatgtaatttttatataacaaaaagttgttctaaccctagacctaaacccaagcgaaaattgtaaaaaaagcaaaaaaattgagaaaccaataaataaaacgacaaaaaagatgcaacttttaagtgaatgggaaggactggcatatcatatgcacgccaaagtagAATTTTTTGTATGTATTGCAGGATTTtaacacttcgtgctatttatttGCAAACCTGTGAGACTGAAGTGTAACAACTTCAAGCAAACCTTTCTTCATGATTTTTTGTTAAAAGCAGTCCAAATAGTATTCATGCCCATCATCTgtcatgttagtttactgttgATGTGTGGTGTGCTGTCATGATCACATAGCGTCTCTTCACACACTATAGGAACATCATCTTCATGTTTGTGTTGTCTTACATCTTACATACAATCTTTTAGTGTCTAACTTCATATTCACAACTGTTGCATCTCCAGAAGGGGGCATCAGAGTTTCTGTAAGCATCATGAATTGAAGAGTTTGTGTGtcttcagtgtttgttttaagaGCGACATCAGATTGTCCCGTCTCTCCTCTCTAAATACATAAACCACAGACTCTGAGATCTGTCACGATGTCTGATTGCAGTATTTAAAGTGATTGCTTTTGAGCATCTCTGTCTCTGCCGTGGCAGTAGTTAAGCCCCGGTGGGATTGGATGCCTCCATTATTTCATTATTCCTGCGGCTGTGGGAGAGATGAGACGACTGTTTTCTCTTAAACCCCACAGACCGCAGCAGCCGGCTACTGTGAAAGCACACTGCAGTCCGTTTCCCATAGGGAAAATCCCAAACTGAGGTCTCTTTTTAATATCACAGTTATTCCTCTAAGACCACAATGAGATTAAATGGGGGGCAAATGAAAACTTTTGCTAAGTCTATGGTTTCTCTTTAGCGTAAAAATAATCTTTCATTTTTTAACATAATGTCTTACAGTACATAACATTTCAAACGTCTGAAATCTCAAATATTTTGGGTCTAATTCAtctactttattttttatcactAAACTCTTACTTATTTGTGTCTTCATTTTTTTCatccattgttttttttttaagggaaCCATCTGAGAACCATACTTGGATTATAACTGAGAACTCCGTTAAAGCCACAATATTtaagatttttgtaataaaatatccaaaacacacttgcacagtgtgataatatatttaatagGGGTGTAAATATACATCGATATGGATCGATACATCAATTAAATATCTAACAATACGATGCATCGATCCCACAAATAAAATATCGATATGaggtacttttattttgacacgcTCTCCGCGTCCTCATTTCTTGTCGTAACGTCCATCTACGTATTTCCACCAAAGCACACATTTTCGTTTATTTTCGTCTGCTAGTGTCAGCCAGTCAGCAGTGTTTTTTGTTTCTACAACTACCTCAGTGATTGTCACTATTGTACATTTTGGCACAAAATACTTTGACTGTCACCATCATAGGCTTGATTTTATGTGACATTTTCCtcatttgttttttctttattttaaaaagtgtattttttgttAGTTTGCTGTTGTAAATGTTCCAATTGAGAAAAAGATTGTGCCATTTTCAAAGAGTTAAATTaaatgttcatgttatatattttggttgcatttgtAACTTATTAAAAATGTACTATAACTGCTAGGcacataatattaaatattgatAAATTAATCAACTCATAATTGCATCGAAAAGTGTTTGATGTAACGGCAAATATTGCATCGCTGGAGGAAAAAATCGctattgtattatattgtaATGAACTGTTCGATTTACACCCCtaatatttaaaggggacatattttgtaaatctgactttttcatgtttaagtgactataatttggtccccagtccttctataaacctagaaaatgtgaaaaagatcaacccagtaacttagttttggtaaaccattcaatGCAAGCATGCGGAAAAAATatctcattgaaatttggctccccttgtgatgtcagaaggggataataccgccccttaatctgcactatccaaccacggcactgccatttagtgcagagatcagctcatttgcattttaaaggacacacccaaaaacacacccattttttgctcacacttacaaagttgcaattttaacatcttataataaattatctatatgatatgtTAAGCTAGAACTTCatatacgtactctggggacacataagatttatttgacatctttaaacagtcttgtgaaatgttccctttaatGCAGTTGTGTAATTACATTATCCCAAAAGTTCCCAAGGATTTGTAAATCCAGAGAAATTCCTgttgtaaataatgttttgtcCCTTGTCCTCATTGTAATTGTTGCCCTTTTAGCGACTTAATATCCATGCTAGCCTCAGTTTCTGGTCGTAGCAACATGAGTGGACAAACGCAGAAGATTAACATGCAGCTGTTATGCCATGCAGCTAATTCATTACGATGATAATGATCAAACGTACAGGCGAAAGTGTGTCGCCAACTATTTTCCATGGAAAAAAGCTAAAGCATGCTTGGGAAGTCACTATATTATGTCATTATGTAATTAGCATATCAGTGACGTCATCACATCATATTTGCATTCTGACTGGCACTTCAAATATGTTTCACATTCCTTTTAAACCTTGTTCAcgctgtcagtccaaatccgatTTTGATGCATATCCGATCGaaatccaatcacatttagaacgtgtGAACGGCCGAAAACCACATAAAatccgtttttttttgtttcaggCTACATtcagaggtggtttgaaatcctTTTTAAATCCGATTTCCGGAAATCCAATTCATTCTGACCGCTctgatcgcatttgtgtagcttttcaAATCAACTGTCACAAACTATATTTTAaaggaataaaaaaatcataaaaaaaatcccCATTCTACCCCCATGATATTCAAGATATTTATGTcctttttt
This genomic interval carries:
- the pctp gene encoding phosphatidylcholine transfer protein → MAVVFSDDEFQLAWIELDEPRLDGWDFFTETMGVKVYRLYHKESGLYEYKAFGSLTGCSSEICADVYMDLNYRKQWDSYVKELDEKDFSGQKVIYWEVKYPTPLSNRDYVYMRERRVLEKDGRKIWVILAKSTSESQCPEKKGVIRVKDYKQTLAIENDGSGGTKVFLNYFDNPGGMIPTWLVNWVAKTGVPAFLTDMKKACSNYSSYCKTNK